The Camelus dromedarius isolate mCamDro1 chromosome 19, mCamDro1.pat, whole genome shotgun sequence genome segment gtgagagaaggaaagaaaaagaaggaagaggactcAAGAGGGAAAGGGATGCGACAGAAAAGTCCCTCGGCTTGGAGTGGGGTTTGTCATGCCCTGAATGCAGAACACATCTGACTTGAGTAGGAGAACTTCTGCTGAGAGGGAAAATTCTGTCCCCAGCCCTGTGGGAAGgatgggaaagggagaaaagagtgaAATGGGGCTAGAATGATCCAATCCTCACCCTTGCAGAAACTGACAGCAGGATTCAATGTGTTCCTGTGAGAGGTGGGAGGCGGAATCAGGTGAGGGAAGTGGGCTCGGAGCTGTGTTCACCCAGGGCTCCGAGACTGATGAGCTCAAGGCTGAGCTCAAAGGCCATGAGATTCTGAAAGAAAGGAAGTTCCGGTGctttcaacagatgcagaaagaggTCATCTTTGCCCACTTCTCTATCCCGTAATGGTAACTGTCCCTTGCCGTTTCTTTTCTCCACCGGGCAGAAGGGCTGTGGGCGGGATGAGTGCAAACGCCTCCACGGTGCCTGAGTTCACTCTCGCGGGCTCCTCCCGCCGGGCTCAGCCCcagggcttgctcttctccttctttctcgCGGCCTCCGTGCTCACCGTGGCTGGCAACCTGCTCGTCGTGGCGCTGGTCTCAGCGGCCGCTGCCCTCCAGTCCCCCGTGTACTTCTTCCTGCGGACCCCCTCGGCCCTGGAGATTAGCTACACGTCTGTCACCCTGCCCCTGCTGCTTCACCAGCTCCGCACCGGTCAGCGCCACATCCCTCGCTCTGGCTGTGCTCTCCAgatgttcttctttctctttgtcgGTGCCACAGAGTGTTGCCTCCTGGCtgccatggcctatgaccgctatgcAGCCATATGCGCACCCCTCCGTTACCCTCTGCTGCTGAGCCGTCGGAAGTGCCTGGGGCTGGCCGGCTCAGCGTGGGCCTGCGGAGCTATGGTGGGCCCGGGCCACACTTCCTTCATCTTCTCCTTGCCCTGCTGTGGCCCCAACACCATCCCGCACTTCTTATGTGAGATCCAGCCCGTGCTGCAGCTGGTATGCATGCGGAGACACCTCCCTCAATGAACTGCAGGTTATCCTGGCCGCTGCGCTCCTCATCCTCTGCCCCTTCGGTCTCATCCTGGGCTCCTACAGGCGCATCCTGGCTACTGTCTCCCGGATCCCTTCTGCTGCTGGCCGCCGCaaggccttctccacctgctcctcaCACCTGGTGGTGGTCTCCGTCTTCTACGGCACTGCCGTCTTTACCTACATTCGCCCCAAGGCCGGCTACGATCCCGCCACTGACCCTCTGGTCTCCCTCTTCTATGCCGTTGTCACCCCCATCCTCAATCCCATCATCTATAGCCTATGGAACACTGATGTCAAGGCTGCCCTAAGGAGAACCATCCAGAAGATGGGCCCAGCGAAGATTTGACAAAGGATGATGACTCCTACTACTAGCCAGCTGTAAATCACAGATCAAAGGGAGAGGAGGCCTGGTCTCACCTGGGGAGAGCGCAGCCTGTCAAAAAGACCAAGTTACCTTCGAAGAACCACTGGAGTCAAACCCGTCCTCAGACTCTGTcaacacacacgcgcacacacacacacacacacacacacacacacgcacactgtTCCGCCTTCTATtgtaagaaacaagaaaaattcagGATGGAGTATCAACTTAACAAGCAGAACAAGTTTGCAACTCAGGAAAAGTTACAAAATGTAACCAACAGACTAGCAAGATAATAAAATTTCCAGCCAGagtaatgattctttttttttttttaacactttttttattgatgtataatcattttacaatgttgtgtcaaattccagtgtagagcacaatttttcagttatacatgaacatgtatatattcattgtcacatttttttctctatgagctaccataagagcTTGTagatatttccctgtgctatacagtataatcttgtttatctattctattctACAATtatcttatctattctacaattttgaaatcccagtctatctcttcccaccccccctcccccttggcaaccacaagtttgtattctatgtctgtgagtctatttctgttttgtatttatgctttgtttttgtggcttttttgtttgtttgttttttgttttttgttttttagattccacatatgagcgatctcatatggtatttttctttctctttctggcttacttcacttagaatgacattctccaggagcatccatgttgcagcaaatggcgttatgttgtcatttttatggctgagtggtatttcactgtataaatataccacatcttctttatccagttatctgtcgatgaacatttaggctgtttccatgtcttgtctgttgtaaatagtggtgctatgaacattggggtgcaggtgtcatcctgaagtagggttccttctggatatatgcccagaagtgggattcctgggtcatacggtaagtctattcctagtcttttgaggaatctccatactgttttccacagtggctgcaccaaactgcattcccaccagcagtcaaggagggttcccttttctccacaacctctccagcatttgtcatttgtggatttttgaatgatggccattctgactgtgaggtgataacctcattgtagttttgattcgcatttcagAGTAATGATTCTTAAAGTTATTTGATATACATCCTAGGtaaggcatttatttatttatataatagcACACTTAATTATACTTAATTAAATCTATCACTAGGTgaaaagaaaaaccttaaaaaGTGAGGAGAAGTGATTAAGTTTCAATAAatgtaagtttatactgtatataaaataggtgaacagcaaggtcctgctgtatagcacagggaaatatattcaataccctgtaataaaccatagttCTGCTGTaagccagaaactaacacaacattgtaaatcaactatacttcaataattttttttaatgtaagtttaTATGGGAATCAGTATGACACAGAGGTTAAGAGATTAGATTATAATGTCAGACTTCAATTCAAAGTTCTAATTCTTCCAGCTGATTAGCTAGCTGTGTGAGCACAGGAGAATTAtataatctctctgagccttaactTATTTACCCATAAATTTGGCATCATAATAGAATCTATTTCTTTGGAGTTTTGTGAGGATTTACAGACTTGCAAATAACCAAGCTTAATTACTCATACAAAATAATCCAGATAAACAACGGAAAtgtgggctgtttccagttttattattacaagataagctgctataaacatttgtgtgcaagccttttaatgtttcatttctcctgggttaATATTTGGATGTGGACAGGTGTATCCtatgaaaaatgtatatttaactttttaagaaactaggTAATCACTTTGCCCTGTTTGTACAACAACTAGTAAACTAGTCAAATATGTAACTCATTTCCAGGAAATGTACATGCTCTCACAGTGTACTTTTGAAATACTCATCTGGTATGTGACTTCaccataacttttcttttttctttttcttttttctttgtttttacctcttttttattgcaatatagtcagttgacaatgttgtgtcaatttctagtgtacagcatgttcagtcatacagatacatgcatatattccttttcatattctttttcattataggttactacaagatattgaatatatttccctgtgctatacagaagaaacttattgtatatcaattttatacatagtagcaagatttgcagatactaactactatatataaaatagatacacaagtttcttctgtatagcactgtatttttcttattctaccGTTTTCTTTGTCCAATCtacttcatctttattttctgcaTACTGTGTAAAACTTCTTAGAACCTAGAACAAGGCTAGAGTTATAAGCATCCAAAAACAACAGGGGGTGGAAGTTGAAAGGAAAAGCCTGGATTAAGACTGAAGCCCTGAGTTAACATCTCCCCTCTGCTACTAAAGACTTATATTACCTGGCACAAACTCCTTTCatcattactctggtttccaattTCATCTCCAATAAACAGTAGAGCTGAACCAAATGAGCATTAGGTCAGGCTTGAGCTCCACTATTCCATGCCTATTTCCCCAAGGACTTTCTGCTGCTTGTGGCTGATTCTCCCATAAAGAACCAAAAGCATCATGATGAATGTTCCCTCCTCACCATTGCTACCAAAGGATCTTGAACTAAGCTAATCCTGACCAAACATAAGAATGTTCACTTTGTTGCCATGGCAAATACTGGTCAAAATAGCTAGCAAGTTTCTAAATTCAGAACTACGACCCGAGATCTAAAAGAAGTCAAGCAGAcaggtttctgtttattttattcacataGAGATTTCCAGCAG includes the following:
- the LOC105101137 gene encoding LOW QUALITY PROTEIN: olfactory receptor 10C1 (The sequence of the model RefSeq protein was modified relative to this genomic sequence to represent the inferred CDS: deleted 1 base in 1 codon) encodes the protein MSANASTVPEFTLAGSSRRAQPQGLLFSFFLAASVLTVAGNLLVVALVSAAAALQSPVYFFLRTPSALEISYTSVTLPLLLHQLRTGQRHIPRSGCALQMFFFLFVGATECCLLAAMAYDRYAAICAPLRYPLLLSRRKCLGLAGSAWACGAMVGPGHTSFIFSLPCCGPNTIPHFLCEIQPVLQLVACGDTSLNELQVILAAALLILCPFGLILGSYRRILATVSRIPSAAGRRKAFSTCSSHLVVVSVFYGTAVFTYIRPKAGYDPATDPLVSLFYAVVTPILNPIIYSLWNTDVKAALRRTIQKMGPAKI